The Citrus sinensis cultivar Valencia sweet orange chromosome 4, DVS_A1.0, whole genome shotgun sequence DNA segment TAACATTTATGATTCAATAAGAGATGTTAAAATAGAAACAGTCTAATCTATGTTCTGctcttaattcttttttatttggagCTGGCACTCGCTCGAAGAGTGTTTTGTTGAGTTGATTTGCTTGTGTTGTAGGACAAGCGTATCATTGGTGCTTTCATTGACTTTTCCATGGCTGATTCAGAGGTGTTGGCATCAGTGAAGGCACTCCAAACGCAATTTGAAGGCCAAACAATTGCGATTCATCAAAACTTGTAGCAGTACATGTCCACAATGGATTCTCATCTTAAGGATCTACGTTCTCATATCCAAGGGTCTTCGAGTGTTTTGGTTGCATCATCAGGTTCTGCACATCGCTCTTCTCTAGTTGCGGAGGGGTATTCAGGACACACCGATCTCTCGCTGGTATTACAATCAATGATAATAAAGGTTCCCAAGTTTGATGGCTCTGACCCGAATGGGTGGGTGTTTCGTATTGAAGAGTTTTTCGATTTCCATGAAACTCCAGAGCACTTGCGCCTTTGCATCATCGCGTTTCACATGGAGGGGAGAGCGGCAGCCTGGTACCAATGGGTGAAGGCGAACAAACTAATAACAACATGGAAagattttctaattagtttgaAGCATCAGTTTGGCGCTTCAATGTATGACGATCCTCAAGGTACACTTTCCAAACTTACACAAACCACCACAGTCGCAAAGTTTCAGTCAGCCTTTAAAGATTTGATGAATAAGGTCACTGGAATTTCTGAACCCTTGTTGATCAgtttttttatcattgtttgaGAACGGATATTCGCAAGGAGTTGATGTTTTCCCACCCCACATCTCTGATAGATGTCTTTACTCTCGCAAAAGCTAATGAAGCTCGTTTAGAGGAGGCTAAAATGAGTGGCCGCCCTTGGACTAAATGGCCCCCACCATCGGCCCCAACTATGACCATTTCGTCCATCAGCAAAATTCCTCCACCCTCACATGTGCCTGTTCCCACCCCCACCACAAATAGTTCCCCTGTAGTTCCCACAACACACCAACCTCCTAAACAAACAAACCTTCTAGCCCTTTTACCTACACCAAATTTACCAGTTCGCCGCCTCACTCCAGCTGAATTACGAGACAAACGAGAAAAAGGATTGTGTTATAACTGTGATCAAAAGTACAGCGCAAACCATCACTATCGTAGtaagttttttattcttatggGGACTGACGATGATGAAAATGAGGATACTATGAAGTTGGCCATGGCGGAGCCATTCAAGGAAATGGTAACGACAGATATTTCAAGCTTGAACGCCCTCGCGGGGCAGGTGAATCCCCATTCACTTCGACTGATTGGCAAGGTTGGTAACCACTGCTTTCAAGTGCTTATTAATAGTGGGAGTACccacaattttattaaacatgtGTTGGCTGAACGATTGGGACTTCCTATTCAACCCACGACTCATTTTCGAGTTTATATTGGCAATGGTGACTTCTTGGTATGCCAACTATATTGTCCGCAAGTGGCTCTGACTATGCAAGATTATGCATTTACTTTGGACTTATTTGTTTTACCAATTGAGGGGTCGGATGTGATTTTGGGTATTCAGTGGCTTCAACGCTTAGAGAGGGTGTCCCATGACTATGCCGCCATGACGATGAACTTCTATTGGGATGGGAAATTGGTCAGCCTTTGTGGGGACGTCACCAATTCACCgagtttaattacttttaaccAATTTCAAGCCCTTATGCATAGCACAACTGTTCCGAACTTATTTGAGCTACAATACATACATTCGCAGCAAGATGGAGGCTCCGAAGACTTAGAACTTCCAGTTTCACTGCCCACTCTGATTTCTCACCTCCTTTACAAATTTCACAACTTATTCCGCCCCCCAACAGGCCTTCCCCTACACTGTTTCATTAACTATAGAATTCACCTACTACCAAACACAAAACCAGTGAATGTTCGGCCTTATCGCTATCTTCACTTCTAAAAAACAGAGATGGAGAAGTTAATTCGCGAAATGTTGGAGCAAGGTGTAATAAAACCAAGCCACAACCCTTTTTCTTCCCCGGTGTTactagtgaaaaaaaaaaaggatggcACCTATCGCTTTTGTGTGGACTATCGTGCCTTAAATGCGGTTACTATCAAGGATAAATTTTCTATTCCAACAATTTATGAACTACTGGATGAATTGGGTGGAGCAACCATTTTCAGCAAATTAGACTTGAGGGCTGGTTATCACCAGATTCGAGTGCACAACAGAGACACATACTAGATAGCTTTTCGAACTCATGAAGGGCACTACGAGTTTCTTGTGATGCCTTTCAGCTTGACGAATGCTCCATCTACATTTCAAGCTactagaaattaaatttttgctGCCTTCTTACGTAAATttgtcattgtttttttttatttattggtgTATAGTTCATCTTTGGCTGATCATGTCTCTCACTTGGAGCAAGTTTTAAGTTGCTTACATAGTCATTGTTTCTTCATCAAACTTTCCAAATGCCTTTTCTGCCAAGAAACAATTGAGTATTTGGGTCATTTGGTTTCTACTGGAGCTATTCGTGCAGATCTACAGAAAATTACAGCCATGGTCAACTGGCCACCACCAACGTCCTTGAAACAATTGTGAGGGTTTCTTGGCCTCACGGCCTATTACAAGtgttttattaaatgataTGCTTCTATTGCTACACCCCTCACTGACTTATTGTGCAGAGATGTTTTCAATTGGACTCCAACAGCAACCATCACATTTGAGGCCCTCAAACAAGGTATGGTGGAAGTCCCAGTATTGCGATTACCAAACTTCGAGTTGGATTTCATCATCGAGACCGATGCATCAAATGTCGGTATTGGTGTAGCGCTTATGCAAGACAACCACCCAATCTCCTACTTTAGTAAAAAGTTGGGACCAAAACTTCAAGTGGCATCAACATATATCAAGGAGTTACATGCCATTGCCGAGGTTATCCACTAGTGGCGACAATATCTTCTTGGTCGTTTTTTCATTATTCGCACCGATCACAAAAGTATCAAGGAACTTCTGCAACAAGTTATCCAAACACCTAACCAGCAGGTGTATATCCGAAAATTGATTGGTTATCACTTTAAGATTGAATACAAGCCCAGTCGAGCAAACCAAGTAGTTGATGTTTTGTCTCGCGTGCATGAAGATGAGCCTGTGGAGGCACCCGAGAGATACTTTGCCTATTTACTATTGGTTTCCAGTCCAACTTTTGACTTGTTAGAAACTCTACGCTTGGAGAATACCACTTGTCCAGACTTGGTACTCCTTCATAAGCGCTTTGCCACAGGTGAGCTCTCCCCtgatttttctgtttatgATGGATTACTTTTCTTCCGCCACCGCTATTATGTTAGCTCTTAATCCTCCTTGAAGTCAATCTTGCTCCACAAATTTCATGCTACCCCATGGGCTAGACATGCTGGTATAAAATGAACCTTAGTTCGCTTAGCTTCGACATTTTATTGGCATAAGATGAGAACTGATGTTGAAAAATTTATAGCTGCTTGCCTAACCTGCCAACAAATCAAGCAATCAACTCAAGCCCTAGCAGGGTTGTTATAACCACTACCTATTCAATCGTTAGTATGGGATAAGGTCACTATAGATTTCATTACGGACTTGCCACTATCACGAGGGCTCACTACTATCCTTGTCGTTGTGGACCGTCTAACTAAATCAACACATTTTGGAGCTCTACCTTCTCAATTTTCAGTTATGACAGCAACAGACTTATTTGCTAACATGGTCGTTAAACTCTATAGTTTTCCTAGTTCCATTGTGTCGGATCGCGATCCAATTTTTATGAGCAATTTTTGGAAGAAGCTTTTTGAACTAAGTGGCATTTCCCTAAGGCATAGCATAGCCTATCATTCGTAGACTGATGGGCAATCCGAAGTTGTGAACCGCAGGCTTGAACAATATTTACTAGCTTTCACTCAAGAAAAACCACAATCGTTGGTCTCTCTACTCTACTGGGCAGAGTTCAGTTACAACTCCAGCTATCATAGTGGTCTCAAGATGACACCATTCCAGGCATTGTATGGGCATAATCCACCTACTATCCTAGCTTACTCTAAGGGCTCTACTTCAATCCAAGCTCTCAATGATGCGCTGACGGAGCGAGATGCTCTCTTGCGCTTCTTGAAGGAGAATTTGTGCCAAGCTCAGCATCGAATGACACAAAAGGCTAATGCCCATCGGCGTGAACTCCAACTCAATAAAGGAGATCACGTGCTTGTCCGCCTTCAACCATACCGAAAGACATCTTTAGCTCAACGAGCATCCCTGAAGTTAGCGAAGAGGTATTACGGACCATTTACAGTATTGGAACATGTGAGGCCAATGGCATACAAGCTGAACCTTCCGTTAGATTGCAAAATTCATTATGTCTTCCATATTTCAATGCTCAAACCCTTCAGCGTTCCAGCCCTATCAATAGGTTACCCTTACCTCGTGATAGCATCAACAATCGACCACTCTTATACCCAGCTACTATTTGTGCCCCACGGATAGTCTTGCGTCATGGGAAAGAAGTTCAACATGTTCTGGTGCAGTGGTCAGATAGCGCTCCAGAAAATGCCACCTAGGAAGATTTCTTTGAGTTTTCGCGCCTCTATCCTGATTTCACCTTGAGGACAATGTGATTTTTCAAGCGCCAGGGAATGATACAACATTGCCAATCTCTTTGGAGTGGCCCAATGCATCTCTTGCGGAATCCTTTAAAGAACGGGCTGAATCACACCAGGAGGAAGATACAACTAGGCCCAACACAGAACCTGTTGCAGGCCCATCGCGAATGAGAAAACCACCTAGCTGGCTAAAGGATTATGTTGTTTGAGAATCAGGAAGTTGTGGATTCCTTTCTAAAATCTTTTATTCgtttgatattttcttttggcttGACAATTGCTATTTTTTGTAACCACCTTCTGTTAGAGGTTGCTGGAGGTGAAGCATATAAGCATTGTAAGGTTTAAAAAGCAAAGGAATGAAAATACTCagttctctttcttctttggaaTTTCCTTTCTTCTTAACCTCTGTTCTGctcttaattcttttttatttggagCTGGCACTCGCTCGAACAGTGTTTTGTTGAGTTGATTTGCTTGTGTTGCAGGACAAGCATATCAGTACCGTTTGTGCCACGTTCtcttaatagaaaaatataaccCAAAAGTTCTTGATTTTGGTAGTTTGTTCTTTGTATTAGAACGTACGACGTGTTTcatgagaaaaaataataaaaatttgctcTTACTTTTCTTGCAATCTAACAAGGTGCTTGATCATTTTGGTTATCAATTGATATTTATCTATTGAATGCGGTTATCAATGAgttaaatgaatataattaaaggTCCGatagatatttttatatatagaaCATATGCCATTATTTAATGTGACCTCTGCCGTTAAACATATGAAGGCACGAATAGTGATTAACTAGAATATCTAAGTTAAACAGCACTTCTTATTGCATCCAATCATTTTGTGGGAAAGGGAAATTGAATCATATACACTAAATTGCTTCTTTAGTCATCATATCTGGTACTGGAAGTCTAGCTAATGACTTTTGCTGAAGTTGTATTTGAGAAAGAGCTGTTTTTGATTGTTGGTTCCTCAACTTGTCTCCCAAGAAATCCAATGCAAATGACTGCAGGATCTCAGATCATGACAGAATTGTGAATCTTAAGCCATTTTTCTgcattaggaaaaaaaatataataacaattatggtGAAAAGAATGCAAACCTTTACATTGCTCAGGGTCAGTTCACCATTCAATATATACTTCTTGCGTTTGCGAATGCTAGCGACAGCAATTACCTGCAAGTAAATTTGTACAGTAACCCATTTTTTCATATTGATGTATAAGACAAAAGCTACACCGCAATCATAAAGATTTCACAAAATCAAGGTAAAGCAAGAAACTCACTCTTGAAGTATGACCTGTGACACCGAAATAGTCAGAAATTTGTCCCTTAAGTTTCGGGTACATTTGCGAATACACAAAGAGAAGCTGGCAAACAGTGATcaagataatataaaatcataatgataaaattatgttgacagacaattaatttaaatggctTTCAGTTATCAAGTTTCAACAAGTTTTTCTTGAGCTCGCTACAGAGATTAATCTACCAAATACAAGTCTCTGCATTTACCTTGCCTTTGAAAGCTCTAGCTGTCTCTTGAAATATTGATTTAGCCGCAGAATCATGCACAGCCTCAAAAAGCCATAACTGAGAACAAATTCAGGAACATGTTCAAACCATAAATCTTTCACATTTTCCCGAGGAAAAgatgtaaaatgataattaccAATTTCAAGGGGGAATTTAAAATCAATGGAGTAGTTTCCCTGGAGTAAGTAATCATCGGAGGAATCTTATTCGATGATATGAAATCATCAATTACTGATATAGTAAAAGAACCATCtgagaaaatgaagcaaaaaacAGACAGGGCATGTATAAATCTTCCATTTGAAGCACTCAAAATCATTGGAGAGATTATTTGTTTTACGAACCAAAGTGGCTAAGCCGTTTAGACCCTTTTCCAGAAAGACTAGAGCAGGGCGTTTGATTTCTGGGTCAATCAGAAACATCTTTGCAACATCAGCTCTAGTAGTTTGGAAGAATAAAACATCAGGATGCAGTTTTGATGCAGCCGCAAGCACTTCACCTTTCAGGCCCTAAAATGTTTTGTCATAGCAGTAACAGATGTTAAGGGAAACACTAAGGCAATTGCTCAAATCATACGAGTGAGTATGGACCTTTAAAGAGTTAAGGAATCCCAAAGCAATTGTAGATTGAGCTGTCAAATAAGTGCTCTGCATTCTTTGTTGTCATCACAGTGTAAAGATCCGGCCATCTTCGTCTTTATATAATTCACAATAGCAtcccttaaaaataaaaacgatCTCGTTATTAACAAATGCACGAGCATATAATAGACTTGCCCCTTTTCACTTTTCCCACTTCTCAACAACTATAACAGATTTAAAAGGGCCATATTGAACAAAAAGatccaacaaaagaaaacactTGTTCCAAAAAAACTCGCTTCTTCCTGTCATGGTAGTAAATATCCACATGTACTCCattaacaaagaaataaatggtTGGATATCCTTGAATTCCCCATCTTTTTGCCAACTCGATCTCGTTGATAGCATTAACTTTTGCTAGCACTGCTTTGCCCTTCAGCTCAGTGGCAGCGGCTTCATATTCTGGAGCCAGTTTCTTGCTCCAGAAGCACCATGGTGCATAAAAAGCCACCATCACATGCTGATTCTTGGCTAGAACATCACTAAAATTCTTGTCACTTAAATTCACTGCATCTTCTTTTTCATCAATAGTCGGAGTTAAGTTGTACTTTCGATCTTTGAAACTTTCATAAGAATCTAATGGTGCAACGGTGTCTCTGGAAGAGATTGGAGGAAATTTCTTGAATACAGAAACACACAATACATAGCCTCCATCATAATCTATTTTGTAAACACAGAAAGGCGAAAGCCGAAACacaatgaacaaaagaaaaatcgtAGTGGAGAGCGCAAGGAGATGAGCTTTAGTTGACATTGTTGAGCAGCCGGCGTTGAGTAGGTGCTCTGCAATTTGTACTTGACGCTTCAAATAGTTGTTTTATAGCAATGATCCTGTCAGCAATGCAAATTTAACCACGAATTGCTGGCCAGTGACaagataattataattaaatgcCTCCTTTTTGGTATGTAGTTTCACACAGTAGACAACAagctaataaataataaaatttattttgatttctatTCAGAAATTACACTATTAACATCCCGTGACAGAAAGAAACCCTCTATCCACCACTAGCTTTATAAAGCACAATCGACAAAGACAAGATCCAAATCTCTAGCAGATGAAACCAATGTTCCTACGAACATCACTATGCAACAGGATTACACTGAATCTTGAAAGCAACAAATTGAATGGAATATTCTTTTGCAGCCATATAAACACGCTTCCTATATGGCGTTAATTTGTATTCTCAACGCCTTACCATAATGTGACATGCTTGGTCATCTCTCtttataatctttaaaaagTGTCTGCTTGAACTTTGTATTATAAACCTTTTGTATGTGAATGGATTACCTACATTTGTTGATAAACTTAATGAATTTCTCCAATTAGTTCTTTATGGATCAGCTTCAGTATCTCTGAGACCTTCAGAGTTGCACAAATTTACCGCCAATTAGAACAACAATGTTGAAGACATATGTATTACAAATATCACATATACAAGCATATAATGTGACATGATAGAGTTGTAGTTGCATCACAAACCAAGATATAatatgaaagaattttgagaaaatatatCATTGCTCACCTCGAAATGCTGTTGCAATACAGGTGAATGTTGATGCAGTGTTGTATATATCTTCTCAAGTAAGCCTATGAGTGCATCCACTTGATCGCCCAGCAGATCCACCTGGAATCCAAGCCGCGTAATGAATCTTAAGAAAATTTGCTTGAAACACACTTCAAATGTACATTCATCAAATCCAAGTTAAATTCAGTTTGTttatcctaaaaaaaaaaagaaagaaagaaactaaGGTGAATAAAACTGAAATTGCAGCTCAAAACCTCAGTTTCAGCCTTTTGGAGATTCTTGCTTCTTCTGATAAATGCTGTTCTGTAGAGTAATTCCCGCTTTTGTACTGAGGAAACAAGCTCAACAAGCAAATCTAATTGATGCTTCATCTCTTCCAACCTGTACAAAAGTAGCGCAGTAAAGGTCAATCACTTGTTCAAACAACTAATATTTGATGGAACATAAATATCGTAACACAAATAGCCATAGTCAATGTTCACAGTAAGattaaattaaagcatttgagGGGAAATATAAATGTAAACTGAAGTACCTCAAAACTGTCTGCTAATTTTTCTTGTGCTTGGAGctcaaaatttccaaatacTTGTGAAAACTCCAGTATAGGTGTAAACATGGAATCCAATTGGTTTCTAGAaatctcttcatttttttgttggaAAGTTATGGAATTTTTGTCATGCACATTATCTGCAGGAATCATTTGATTATCAACTCTTTCTTCATCATAGTCGGCTGTGCCTAAACTAGATTCCAACTCACTCATTATTGTCTTACTTGTAGCTAACCGATCTAGGCTTTCTCAAGTTTGCTTCTCACCGAAGTAAAAGTGGACTCATCCTCATCCATCAGTTCTTGAAAGATCTCATGCTCGTTCAGCTGTTCAGTTTCCATTTCCACCCAGTCAAGTTGTTTCTTGTGTTCATTTACTTCAGAACTTGCACTTACCATTAGATCTCCATCTTCTTCCAAACACTTCAATAACATATCTAGTTTTTCGATAAAACTATCCTCTCCATTTCCCTCAAAACTTCCGTCTATATTGTTGGGGGAACTTTTGTCTTGCTTCCGGGCTTCTCCTTCCGTGAAACATAGGCAAGCATCTTTCATCGTCTCACGAAAAACAAATTCCTGTATCTCCTGTCTAAAGAGATACTCAATGTTGCAGGCATCTATCTCTTTCTTCCACTCATCAATAGTTTACCCGAATAAAACCATATACACATTCTCCTTCACAAAATATTCCGCTATTTTAAGTGACTTGTCAGGAACCTCAACCTCTTGGAGTTTTGTAAATGTGTAGTTCGCAGTATTCACAACATCTCTGAAGGTCTCATCAAAGACAGACGAGAAACCTCTTCTGTTATAAGCCTGCCAATTCTATAGTTTCCAATTTTCTAATTCCAATCCTTGCAAATTTCCTGGTACAAGACTGAGCATATATCCTCACTTAAAGAGCATTCATCTCGAAAATGTTCCAATTTCCTATCCAGTGCAGAGCAAAACCCCTTAACTGCCTCACTGCATACAGTATAATATATTTCCTCTCTCATCTGAGCCTCAAACTTGTTACTTTCAACTTCCTCTTTCAACATCCTTATTTCAATTTGTAGTTCTTCATTGGCTGCATCAGCGACTGACGCgttattcattttcttccagACGCCATCCAAATTGTCAATGTCCGAGTTCATTTCTTTTCTCACATCAGATTTCAATAGGTTTTTTGCTGCTGAGGATTCGTCCCATTGATCACCTCCATATTCTCCAAAAGTCTCAACCAACCTGGCATTGCAGTTCATTAAATTATCCAATCTTACAATAACTTCTTGGATTCTTCTTTTTAGGCTAACCGGATCCTTCTCTCTTCTTAAGTTTGAACACCCTTTTTCTGGAAGCATTTCTCGCTTCAACCATTTAACCTCTTCACTTTTTCTCCGAATAATAAACTCGTGACTCTTTATGATCTTAGCAACAGATTGACCAACACCCTCTTCTGATTCTACTTCTTCAACCTTTGAGGAAAAATTCGCACAACTGTCTCCTTCTGATAAAGATCTTCGCAGCCTCGGAGGAATATTCCTCTCAATATTAGTTTTGGTTGaagattttaaattctcaTTCCCTTTTGCAGCTTTCAGTTGAGCCTCGTTCTGATTGATAAAGCTCTCAAGCTCATTACGCAAGCACGTAACCTCCGTCATCAAATCTGACAAATGCTCACTCAAGCTCATGAAAACTTGCTTCTCTTGCTTCCTCATTTCCATCTCAAAGTTCTCCTTAAAATCGTTAACAAAACCATTAATCAATGTACAAATTGCATCCTTCTCAATAGTCCACCTCCATTGCTGCTCCTGGGGCCCCAGCTCAGACAAAAAAATCGCATTCTGCATTTTCCCAAAAGCCTGATGCAAAGtctctttcaaaatattaatatcaGAACCCATCTGCTCAATCTTTTTGTGATCAATACCGCCATTCTTTTCCTCATCAATAACTTCATGCTCGATTTGCAAGACTTGTTGATCAACTGAATGCATCAACTCAGAAATTTCACTATCTCTATCCTCATCCCGACTTCCAGGACTGCTCATACTGAGCTCAGCGACACCATCGCTCTTTGTTCTTTCAAGCTCCACTTTAGCATTTTGCAAGGCAAccaattctttttccttcgCATCCAATGCTTGCCTAAGCTTCAACTCATTTTCGAACCTCTCCGTCAATTCCTTATCCTTTTCGCGGAGAGCCATTTCTGAATCCTGAAGGCGACACTGGAGACggtctttaatttcttccGAGTCTGCCAGGACTTTTTCATGGCAGCTTTCAAACATGTTGTTGTCTGCATCCTCCTGGACAAATTTCATGCACCCTTCTAGCTGAATTACTGCAAGTTCATAGAATTTCGATATCTCATTAAAGCGCTGAATGACGCCATCTTTGGACTTTACTTTGCCGTGTGCTCTGTCCATTGCGTAGTGCACAATCCACGTCATTGTTGCATCTGTTAAAGAAATTCTTAGTGTGCCTTCTAGCAATCCAAAAAGaccatccattttttttttctttttgtttggttCATCTATTGAAAATGAAGGCTATGAAGCAATAGAAATGTGAATGAGATCTCCTGTTTTTATGTTTCCTTGAAAATTGGAGATCTAATTGACTTGTTCTAACTTGTTACTTGTTACACATACGTTGAAGATGTGACCAGAGTTATTcctatatttcatttaaatactAATGCATATTAGCGTATATGCAAAGATAACAAGGAATTGACAATTTTAGGGAACTCACGTtaattttttacctttttttaatagaattttttaacattcaaTCAATAGGATTTGTTGTAAATTTGAAGGTTATGAGACCTTTATTACTTGAAATGACTGGTTTGTCCTTCGTTTCCTTCGAGAGCCCAAAAAGTTCTAAACGTTCAACGCTCAAgccaatatatttttttttttttgtcttaaccacgaggtatcccggggagggccccaactgtgggaggcacctttaaaTCCGTACCATAACCCAGACTAGAAGTTCCCACTTGAACCGAGAGACACaagttctcccaacaaaggcgacttTCCTGCGACTTGAACTGGAGAGCAAACTCAGTTAAACCACCTAAGGGTgactccattgccagtggagccaacactttgttggtaaCGCTCAAGCCAATATAGACGGTTAAGATGTCCTCCTCAATTAATTTGAGAGGAAAATTACAGATAATATGTATGGTTTGATGAAGGAGCAAAGGAATATTAAAAAGGTGTAATTAACATTGCCAACGAACATgcccaacattaatttatgagCGCTGCTATTCACCCAGATTTTAACCTCGAAACGCGCCCCGAATTttaaaacgcaccgttttgataaaattgaaaatggtgcgTTTAACCCATGTTTCttcctttcctttcttttGCCAAACCACAGAAACGGACCTTTGCTTCCTTTTCGTTTAATCCTATCATCTTGTGGTCACTGCCGCTGCTGCTTCCTTCAAGACCGAGCTCTCTCCCGCTGCTTCTTTCTTCAAGACCGAGCTCTCTAAGCCCCTCACTGCCGATTTTAACCTTTGCTTCCTTTTGGCTTCACGATCTAGAAGCCATCGCCGCTTCCTTCAAGGTCGCTGCCGCTGCTGCTTCCTTCAAGACCGAGCTCTCTGCCGCTGCTGCTTCCTTCAAGAGGGAGCTCTCTGCTGCTCTTGCTTTCTTCAAGACCGAGCTCTCTAAGCCCCTCACTACCGATTTTGACCTTTGCTTCCTTTTGGTTTCACGATCCTGAAGCCATCGCCGCTTCCTTCAAGGCAGTTTGCTCTctctaaataatttcaataagtttaaatttatttttaaacatttaaataatttcatataaatttatttttaattaatacaaattaatttcatgtatCGTTAAATGTTCCTTCAAGACTCCATTGTGTTTGCTGCTGATTGTGTTTGTGTGTTACTGGTGCTGGAATTATCTTGCGGCTGATTGTGTTTTTGTGTTACTGGTGCTTGAATTGTTGCTGGTGGAAGTGTAACTGGTGCTGGAATTGTCTCAGCTGCATGATTTTGCTGGGGACAAATCCGGTTGATGACATTCTCTTTTGTTGCGGCTGCATGTTGTAGATATATTTCCCGCTAAAGGGGCATGTGCCACCAGAAAGATTGGTGAAGCATTTGaatgttttcttgtattttagtTTAGTGTATGATGACTCTGTATCGTGCAATGATCATGATTCTTTCTATCACTAAAGAAGATAAAGAATCATGATCATAAAATCTAAGTATTACGAATGCAATCTTCATCGCAATTGAACATTGTAGAACTATTTTCTAAAGTTGAATGAAATCAACATATTCACGCATACAGCccagcaaaagaaaatttcgCTCAATGAAAACCGACACCAATGCTTTGGCTGAAGAAACAACGTCCAAGTTCATTCAAATAATCCTAAATCCGTAATTATTTAATCTACCCCCAGCGCAAGTTAAAGCAACAAAACTTCACATCCACTCTCATTTAACACTCAATACCCTGTCTCAGCATTTTGTCAATCACCTTCCATCCACCATGGTTCAGCAAGCTTGCAAACAGAATGCCATCAAATGCGGCTGTGTTCTGCCGATGAAGGATGCTGACAGAATAATGTGGGGGAGTGCTGCACTCATTGAGGAAAGAAGCTATAAGAGAATTGGCAGCATCtcatatatcatttaattctttgcATGTCTAAGAATGCCACTTGATAGCAAAGTGATAAATATTTACTTGAGCAAGCAAGTAAAAGCAGCACTGAgctcataataaataaataaat contains these protein-coding regions:
- the LOC107174887 gene encoding protein disulfide isomerase-like 1-3, which gives rise to MILRLNQYFKRQLELSKAKLLFVYSQMYPKLKGQISDYFGVTGHTSRVIAVASIRKRKKYILNGELTLSNVKSFALDFLGDKLRNQQSKTALSQIQLQQKSLARLPVPDMMTKEAI
- the LOC112496660 gene encoding uncharacterized protein LOC112496660, which translates into the protein MTWIVHYAMDRAHGKVKSKDGVIQRFNEISKFYELAVIQLEGCMKFVQEDADNNMFESCHEKVLADSEEIKDRLQCRLQDSEMALREKDKELTERFENELKLRQALDAKEKELVALQNAKVELERTKSDGVAELSMSSPGSRDEDRDSEISELMHSVDQQVLQIEHEVIDEEKNGGIDHKKIEQMGSDINILKETLHQAFGKMQNAIFLSELGPQEQQWRWTIEKDAICTLINGFVNDFKENFEMEMRKQEKQVFMSLSEHLSDLMTEVTCLRNELESFINQNEAQLKAAKGNENLKSSTKTNIERNIPPRLRRSLSEGDSCANFSSKVEEVESEEGVGQSVAKIIKSHEFIIRRKSEEVKWLKREMLPEKGCSNLRREKDPVSLKRRIQEVIVRLDNLMNCNARLVETFGEYGGDQWDESSAAKNLLKSDVRKEMNSDIDNLDGVWKKMNNASVADAANEELQIEIRMLKEEVESNKFEAQMREEIYYTVCSEAVKGFCSALDRKLEHFRDECSLSEDICSVLYQEICKDWN